In the genome of Methanococcoides burtonii DSM 6242, the window CACTGCTTTTCCTATTTGGAATGCAAGTTCATCGCGATCCCATGTAATAAGTCCTATATGTGTAGCATAATCCCATATGTCAGCATTCATTTTTTCCAAACTTACATAGAGACCAATGTTGTCCTCTACAACATCAGCAAAGGCCCTTATTTCGGAGATATCGGGCTCTATTGCCAACTTTATATATGTCTTAGTACCATTTTTCTCGATGATCAGATCCACAGTGTCTGACTCTGAAACACTATGTCCAGAAGTTGCAAATATATTTGTCAGGAGTTCTGCAAGGTTATCTTTCATTTTATCAACCATTTCTTTTAAGCAAATATTTAAAAAAATCTTTTCCAAAAACGATCAGAGAACTCTGGTCGTGGTCTCCAGTTCAATACCTTTGTTAGTGATATTATATGAAATGGTCTTATCCGGGGGTATCATTCCTCTCATCTTGCGTATCAATATTGAGCGTTCGATCTCACTTCCACGCTCTCTCATTCGAAATTCTATCACTCCATCACACACACCCTTAAGTGTATTTTCAACTATTGGGTCATGCATACCATCAGTCATCATAACAAGCTGGACTGCGTTTGTAAGCTTGCCTATGGATGATATTATTTCAATGGCCTCAATGACAGAGCTAAGTTCATATGATCTCAGGAAGTAAGAAATTGAATCCACAACACCTCTGTATGACCCCTTTCTTTCTTTTGTAGCAGCCGCTTTAAGTTGGTTCATGGTGTCAGTGTTCAGTTTCAAATAATCTTTTGCTGAAAGGTTGCAGGCAGCGTTCTTTGGCAAAATATTACAAACCCGCGCAGTATAAGCATCAATAAAGTCAACTTTTCCTTCATCGATCTGTTTTTCAATATTCCACCCGAAATTCTTCATATCTTCAACTATCTCCTGAATTGGGTGTTCAGCAGAAAAATAGTAGACATCTTCATGGTTCTTCAATCCACCATAAATAAATTGTTGTGCAAAGACCTCAGCACTTGAACCTGGTTCTGCAAGAAGGAGTATCGTAGTTCCCGGTGGAACTCCTCCTCCGAGCTGCACATCCAAACTCACTACTCCAGTTGGGACGCGGTATCCCCCAGTGCCATCGAAACTGTAATCCATTTTACTCACCATGTGATATTCCTTAGGAAATAATCCTGACAAAACGGTTTGAACATCATAATTGTTATCATAACATATTGATTCCTCTTAGTTTTTATAGTTATAGTATATTTTAATTATCGATTACTATGATCGATCTTGATACTCTCAAATTTGATGGAAATGGCCTGATCGGTGCAATAGCTCAGGACAATAGGACCGGTGAAGTACTCATGTTCGCTTTTATGAACAGGGAAGCTCTGGAAAAGACAATTGAGACCGGTATTGCTCATTACTGGAGTCGCAGCAGACAAAAACTCTGGAAAAAAGGCGAAAGTTCCGGGCACATGCAGAAAGTTCATGAGCTACTCATTGACTGTGATATGGATGCTATTATCCTTAAGATCTCCCAGGAAGGTGGAGCATGTCATACTGGATATCGTTCTTGCTTCTACCGCAATATCGAAGGAGATGTTGTAGGCGAGAAAGTGTTCGATCCGGCTGACGTTTACTGATATTTTAATGACCCTTTTAAGTCCTATACCTTCCTTTTTTTGATATTTCATTGTTTGTGTCAGTTGTGTTAAATAGTTTTGATCGTTAGTTCTATTTATGGTAAAAGGAGAAAATAACAGGATAGTTCCTGATACAAGTGTGATCATCGATGGTTTCCTGTCTGAGATGGTCGAGAGTGGTAAGTATGAAGGGATAGAACTGTTCATATCAGAAGCCATGGTGGCAGAACTGGAATCTCAGGCAAACCGTGGCCTTGATATTGGTAATAAAGGGCTTGACGAGTTAAAACAGCTTCAAGAGATGGCCCGTGAGGGTATGTTAGACATGTCCTTTACAGGCAAAATACCCACTGCCGAAGAAAGGATGTATGCAAAAGCAGGTACTATCGATGCTATCATCCGTTCATGTGCTGAAGATCTTGATGCTACTTTTGTGACTGGCGATAAAGTACAGTATGATGTAGCAGTGGCAAAAGGTATGGATGTGGAATATCTTCCTCCGAGAAAGAATGAATTAATGCCTTTACTAATTGAAGATTTTTTTACTGATGACACGATGTCTGTGCATTTAAAGCATAAAATTGCTCCAATGGCAAAACGCGGTTCTATCAAGAATATCGAGTTCGTGACAATAAGGGATACTCCATGCAGTTCTCATGAACTCAAACAAATAATAAGGGAACTGCTTGAACGTGCAAGGGCAGATGATGAGTCTTTCACTGAGATGTCCCTTAAAGGTGCAACGGTCCTTCAGATCCGTGATATGCGAATAGCCATATCAACTCCTCCGTTCTCTGATGACGTTGAAATAACTGCAGTTCGTCCGGTTGCATCGGTAAGTCTTGATGATTATTATCTTGGTGATGAACTAAAGGAAAGGATTCTGGCACAACGTGGGATTCTGGTTTCAGGTCCACCGGGTGCTGGGAAATCCACTTTTGGTGCAGGTGTGGCCATATTCTTGCATGAGAACAACTATGTTGTCAAGACAATGGAATCTCCGAGGGACCTGCAGGTTCCAAATGAGATTACCCAGTATGCACCGCTTGAAGGAAGTATGGAAAAAACGGCTGATGTGCTGTTGCTTGTCAGACCAGACTATACTATCTATGACGAGGTTCGCAAGACCCGCGACTTTGAGATATTTGCAGATATGAGACTTGCAGGCGTGGGTATGATCGGTGTTGTACACGCAAATCGTGCTATTGATGCTGTGCAAAGGCTTATCGGCAGAGTTGAGCTTGGTGTTATTCCTCAGGTCGTAGATACTGTTATTTTTATCGACAAAGGCGAGGTTGCTCAGGTACAGACCCTTGAGTTCACTGTAAAGGTCCCATCAGGAATGCTTGAGGCCGATCTTGCAAGACCTGTTATAGTGGTCTCCGATTTTGAGACATCCGCTCCTGAATTCGAAATATATACTTTCGGTGAACAGGTCGTAGTTATGCCGGTCTCTGACTCGGGTTCGGTAGCCCGTAAGCCTGTATGGGGTCTTGCAGAAGGTGAGATCGAAGATGTTGTGCAGCGATACGCCAAAGGTCCGGTGGATGTTGAGATGTTGTCAGATACAAGCGCTGTTGTAAAGGTCCTTGGTAGTGAGATATCTAAGGTGATAGGCAAAAGTGGTGTGACCATCGATGAGATCGAGAAGATAGTCGGAGTTCATATCGATGTGCGTGAACTTGATGAGAAATCTCTAAATAGAGACAATAAGGACCGTTCTCCCGAATTGTCCTACAGGCCTACCATCGAACACACAAAGAAGCACGTTATACTGAACGTCCCGGAAATAGCTTCGCAGGATGTCGAGATATATGCAGGAGATGACTATCTTTTCACTGCAACAGTTGGGCGACATGGAGATGTCAAGGTCCGTAGCAATTCTGCTCTTGCAGGGGATATTATGGATGCAGTGGATGATGGGAACTCGATAATTATCAAAGTAATACAATAAAAAAATATGAGGGGACTATCCCCTCATTTTCCTCATTCTTTGATATTAGGCTTTGATTATCTTTCCAAGGCCAAAGCTTATTGCCAGAATGCCTATTGTGCCCAGGCATATTGCGACTATCTCTCCAAGCTTGCCCTTACCTTCGATCGCGTAATCCGGCATTGGTGAATCAATGGTAGCTTCAGTTTCTTCCAGTTCTGCAAATCTTTCTTCTCCGATCACCTTTTCAGCTGCACTTTCCAATCCATCAGGATCGGATGATGCAAGGAATGGTGCGAGTATTGATATCAGGATAGCGAGAGCAAGTACGATGTACAGTAGTTTCATGTTAGGATTGCTCACAATGTTGCCTCCTTTGAACTTTCCACTGCCTTATCATCTACAAGGTCGGGACGTGCTTTTGCAATTGCACCAATGGCGATGGCAGTGATAAGACCTTCTCCGATTATCCCTATCACAAAGTGAAATGTTCCCATTGCAACTATTCCCGGAACAAGTGGGAATGTACCGGCGATGCTCATCTCTATGGCTGTTGCAATAGATGATATGAACAGACCAAGCCATGCGCCGATAAATGCCGATATCTTTATGTCAATGTTCCTTTTCCGGAGTGCGACAAACCCATAGTAGCCAATAAATCCTGAAATAACTCCCATGTTGAGTATGTTCGCACCCATTACGGTGATTCCACCATCTGCAAATACAATTCCTTGTACTAGTAATACGAGTGTAAGAACAAGCACTCCTGCAAACGGACTGCCCAATATTATTGCTACAAGAGCTGCACCGACCATGTGGCCGCTGGTTCCCATTCCAATTGGGATGTTGAGTGCCTGAATGGCAAATATCCCTGCAGACAATGCTGCAAGGATTGGTATTTTCATGTCATCCATATCCCTTCTTGCCCATCTGAGGGACATGAAGATGAATGGGATTGCTATTGCCCAGTAAACAAGTGCTTGTGATAGTGGCATAAATGAATCCGGTATGTGCATTTTATCTTTCTCCTTATGGATCTTGGAAATTACGTACACGGAGGTGTTACGCAATTGTATTAAAGTAACACTCGCGAAATTAGTTGTAACATATATAAATTTAATGGTAATACAAAAGATACCTTTCTGATTACTTGCGAACATTTGAAACGACATTCAAAGCAACTCTTTTCAAATTTGTAAGGGGGAATGTTACGTTTGTGGCATAATTTATTAATAATAATATCTCTTTTTCCTGTCATCTGACTGCTGCCTCTAGTAAAAAAAGCAGCAGGTGAAGGTAATCATGGCTTCTGAAAACCCTATTATAGAACTGAATAACCTTTCTTTCAAATATTCTCATAGTGATGTAAAGGCACTTGACGGGATCGATCTAAGCATATATCCCGGTGAGAAAATTGCTATTCTTGGGGCCAATGGCGCAGGGAAATCTACTCTTTTCAAGCATTTGAACGGCATACTTTCTCCCTCTTCAGGCAATGTGCTAATCAAAGGGGATACAATTTCCAAAAAAACGATATATAAAGCAAGGAAAACAGTTGGGATCGTCTTCCAGAATCCCGATGATCAGATATTTTCTCCAACAGTGGAGGAAGATGTGGCATTTGGTCCTATCAATATGGGACTTTCTGAAGAAGAGGTCGAAGAAAGGATCAGGTCATCCCTTGAACTGGTCAATCTGTCTGGATTTGAGAAGCGAGCTCCGCATCATTTGAGCGGCGGTCAGAAGAAACTGGTTGCAATTGCAGGCGTTCTTGCAATGCAGCCTGAAGTGGTTGTATTAGATGAACCAACGGCAGGACTTGATCCTTTAAACGCAGCCAAGGTTATGAATATCATTGAAAAAATGAACCTTGAACTTGGTATGACAGTTGTGCTTTCAACACACGATGTCGATATTATTCCGGCATTCGCTGACCGGATATGCATAATTGACCATGGTAAAATTCAGGCAACAGGCAGTCCTAAGGAAATTTTCAGAGACCATGCACTTATTCAGAAAGCTCATTTGCGTATGCCAAGAATAGCAGAGGTCTTTGAACTTTTACAGGAAGAGGGCATCGATGTCCAGATACAGATAACTCCTGTAGATGCAAAAGACGAGATCGTTCGCGTGATGGATATGCACGCTTCGGAGTAAGATACATGGGTATTGGCCTGACAGAGATCGAAAGAGAATCTTACAAGGACAGTCCAATTCACAGGCTGGATGGGCGAATTAAGATTCTAGCTCTGCTTAGTATCGTATTCTATGTGGCGGCTCTTCCGCGATTGGATGATTCCAACATGATCAAACTTCTTGTACTCGAGTCCTATCTTTTTGTTTTAATCATTATCGCTCGACTCAATCTTTTCTATGTTCTTGTAAGGTTAGTG includes:
- a CDS encoding RAD55 family ATPase, translated to MDYSFDGTGGYRVPTGVVSLDVQLGGGVPPGTTILLLAEPGSSAEVFAQQFIYGGLKNHEDVYYFSAEHPIQEIVEDMKNFGWNIEKQIDEGKVDFIDAYTARVCNILPKNAACNLSAKDYLKLNTDTMNQLKAAATKERKGSYRGVVDSISYFLRSYELSSVIEAIEIISSIGKLTNAVQLVMMTDGMHDPIVENTLKGVCDGVIEFRMRERGSEIERSILIRKMRGMIPPDKTISYNITNKGIELETTTRVL
- the hisI gene encoding phosphoribosyl-AMP cyclohydrolase; translation: MIDLDTLKFDGNGLIGAIAQDNRTGEVLMFAFMNREALEKTIETGIAHYWSRSRQKLWKKGESSGHMQKVHELLIDCDMDAIILKISQEGGACHTGYRSCFYRNIEGDVVGEKVFDPADVY
- a CDS encoding PINc/VapC family ATPase, with the translated sequence MVKGENNRIVPDTSVIIDGFLSEMVESGKYEGIELFISEAMVAELESQANRGLDIGNKGLDELKQLQEMAREGMLDMSFTGKIPTAEERMYAKAGTIDAIIRSCAEDLDATFVTGDKVQYDVAVAKGMDVEYLPPRKNELMPLLIEDFFTDDTMSVHLKHKIAPMAKRGSIKNIEFVTIRDTPCSSHELKQIIRELLERARADDESFTEMSLKGATVLQIRDMRIAISTPPFSDDVEITAVRPVASVSLDDYYLGDELKERILAQRGILVSGPPGAGKSTFGAGVAIFLHENNYVVKTMESPRDLQVPNEITQYAPLEGSMEKTADVLLLVRPDYTIYDEVRKTRDFEIFADMRLAGVGMIGVVHANRAIDAVQRLIGRVELGVIPQVVDTVIFIDKGEVAQVQTLEFTVKVPSGMLEADLARPVIVVSDFETSAPEFEIYTFGEQVVVMPVSDSGSVARKPVWGLAEGEIEDVVQRYAKGPVDVEMLSDTSAVVKVLGSEISKVIGKSGVTIDEIEKIVGVHIDVRELDEKSLNRDNKDRSPELSYRPTIEHTKKHVILNVPEIASQDVEIYAGDDYLFTATVGRHGDVKVRSNSALAGDIMDAVDDGNSIIIKVIQ
- a CDS encoding PDGLE domain-containing protein → MSNPNMKLLYIVLALAILISILAPFLASSDPDGLESAAEKVIGEERFAELEETEATIDSPMPDYAIEGKGKLGEIVAICLGTIGILAISFGLGKIIKA
- the cbiM gene encoding cobalt transporter CbiM yields the protein MHIPDSFMPLSQALVYWAIAIPFIFMSLRWARRDMDDMKIPILAALSAGIFAIQALNIPIGMGTSGHMVGAALVAIILGSPFAGVLVLTLVLLVQGIVFADGGITVMGANILNMGVISGFIGYYGFVALRKRNIDIKISAFIGAWLGLFISSIATAIEMSIAGTFPLVPGIVAMGTFHFVIGIIGEGLITAIAIGAIAKARPDLVDDKAVESSKEATL
- a CDS encoding energy-coupling factor ABC transporter ATP-binding protein produces the protein MASENPIIELNNLSFKYSHSDVKALDGIDLSIYPGEKIAILGANGAGKSTLFKHLNGILSPSSGNVLIKGDTISKKTIYKARKTVGIVFQNPDDQIFSPTVEEDVAFGPINMGLSEEEVEERIRSSLELVNLSGFEKRAPHHLSGGQKKLVAIAGVLAMQPEVVVLDEPTAGLDPLNAAKVMNIIEKMNLELGMTVVLSTHDVDIIPAFADRICIIDHGKIQATGSPKEIFRDHALIQKAHLRMPRIAEVFELLQEEGIDVQIQITPVDAKDEIVRVMDMHASE